Proteins encoded together in one Candidatus Zixiibacteriota bacterium window:
- a CDS encoding insulinase family protein, with protein sequence MNFKTKLPAITTIILILLSINVFADNWLEGLQEDGTYNNFIAETVYLDAKDKAAGARLIHKKSGFTVDLFQIQSQPQAFLWVNSDHFNDQGEPHSCEHLLLGKGTKGRYVASLENMSLGRRTAWTGQIYTCYPFSSGGGSDAFYMLFKEKLDALLNPTFSDEEIRREVYNIGVEIDESTGQLFLEEKGTIHAEMISYDEKYWNHFYDVVNGMIYGESHPLAISEGGTPEAIRNMTAADMRTFHEKYYQLNNMGAVIAFPGTVSAEEFLERVNVILSDLGSEYSEPGTRQIQKLPNPEPNFTPGEIRITRYPGASEQDPGYIMYAWPANLELTLEEKFLLDAFLDGLANGQTSNLYNKFINSDTRVMDIGANGVWGGADDYIGHSVSVGFTNVSPENINNSTISTIKRHIIEEIAAVAAYQSGSDELSEFNNRVKSNLVQSKKSAANMLNSPPGFGQRSGRGYWYDVVKDLEKYPGFKISLVYNDLFDYGFNQIEKNENIWKSIIEKARLINVDPIAVGCRADPTLLEKAANAKKERLTAFAQNLKNKYNTDNEQEALVKFKEDYDRDTKIIDDEMAKIPMPKFIDNPPLSLDPQLDYQVETLSENVPLVFSKFNNITSATFGIAFNLRVIPRDKLIYLPLIPSLIGDIGVIKDGESISYESLTDKLKNEVLSLNGSFSSNPISGRVELLITGAGSNIDESENALGWIITGLLNPYLESDNLSRIRDVVINNLTSLRRRTQTFEEYWVFSPANGYKYQRDHLYMTASCFLTQEHFMHQLKWRLKNPGNTNTIQSVQELFTSLASAGESSSKEDLIDFASTFSTGDPARFESGLFGQFVETYMLSPVEAQDIIQDALSDMATILSHVPPENAAQEWIYLANQMNNDLLFRPEKVLSDLKETLALIRNRNTARTYLISNSEDKEKLLPVVEDLIACLDDRAPIFPTYDNSPAVWDRMKSRYPDLTNPVYAGLVIKDSRNGVFIYRAEGADYNTVDEEKLLDFLTAKLYGGTGSHSLFMKTWSAGLAYSNGLQSSISFQQTSYYAERCPDLATTMRFVVNELKNATYDPQLAEYAIAQPFLVNRGANSYQSRGRAMASNLADGITPDVVIAFRERILELRKRENLYDILHARLEKVCGTVLIGYGPALSEINGSFFVIGPDAQFESLDKYISETEGKQEIYKIYARDYWLVN encoded by the coding sequence ATGAATTTCAAAACAAAACTTCCGGCAATTACGACAATAATTTTAATTCTCCTGTCAATAAACGTTTTCGCCGATAATTGGCTCGAAGGTTTACAGGAGGATGGAACCTATAATAATTTTATCGCCGAAACGGTTTATCTCGACGCCAAAGATAAGGCGGCAGGAGCTCGCTTGATTCATAAAAAATCAGGCTTTACAGTCGATTTATTTCAGATTCAATCGCAACCGCAAGCTTTCTTATGGGTCAACAGCGATCATTTTAATGACCAGGGAGAACCGCATTCCTGTGAACATTTACTTCTCGGAAAAGGAACTAAGGGCCGCTATGTCGCGTCCCTCGAAAACATGTCCCTGGGCCGCCGCACCGCCTGGACCGGACAAATCTATACCTGTTATCCTTTCAGCTCCGGCGGTGGATCTGACGCTTTTTATATGCTTTTCAAAGAAAAACTGGATGCCCTTTTAAATCCGACCTTTTCCGACGAGGAAATTCGCCGCGAGGTTTATAATATCGGAGTGGAAATCGACGAATCTACCGGCCAACTCTTTCTGGAAGAAAAAGGAACAATTCACGCCGAGATGATAAGCTATGATGAAAAATACTGGAATCATTTTTACGATGTCGTTAATGGCATGATTTATGGCGAATCACATCCCCTGGCCATTAGCGAAGGAGGTACTCCCGAGGCGATTCGAAATATGACCGCGGCCGATATGAGAACATTTCATGAAAAGTACTATCAGTTAAACAACATGGGAGCCGTGATTGCTTTTCCGGGAACGGTGTCCGCGGAAGAATTCCTGGAGCGTGTGAACGTCATCCTGAGTGATTTGGGTAGTGAATACTCCGAACCCGGAACCCGTCAAATTCAAAAGTTACCAAATCCGGAGCCCAATTTCACTCCCGGCGAAATCAGGATCACCCGTTATCCCGGAGCCAGCGAACAGGATCCGGGTTATATAATGTATGCCTGGCCGGCAAATCTTGAATTGACTCTTGAGGAAAAATTCCTGCTTGACGCCTTTCTGGACGGTTTGGCAAACGGCCAGACATCGAATCTTTATAACAAATTTATTAATTCCGATACCCGCGTCATGGATATCGGAGCCAACGGCGTATGGGGAGGCGCCGATGATTATATCGGCCATAGCGTCAGTGTCGGTTTTACAAATGTTTCCCCGGAAAATATCAATAACTCAACAATCTCCACGATAAAAAGACATATAATCGAAGAAATTGCCGCCGTCGCCGCATATCAATCAGGCTCAGATGAATTGTCCGAATTCAATAATCGTGTAAAGAGCAATCTCGTTCAGAGCAAAAAATCGGCGGCCAATATGTTGAACTCTCCGCCCGGTTTTGGTCAAAGATCGGGAAGAGGTTATTGGTACGACGTCGTCAAAGACCTTGAAAAATATCCCGGATTCAAAATATCTTTAGTCTATAATGATCTTTTTGATTACGGATTCAATCAGATTGAGAAAAATGAAAACATCTGGAAGTCGATAATAGAAAAAGCGCGTCTGATTAACGTTGATCCGATCGCGGTCGGATGCAGGGCCGATCCGACATTACTCGAGAAAGCCGCCAATGCGAAAAAGGAACGACTCACCGCGTTTGCCCAGAACTTAAAGAATAAATACAATACCGATAACGAGCAGGAAGCCCTGGTCAAATTCAAAGAAGATTATGATCGTGATACAAAAATAATTGATGATGAAATGGCCAAAATCCCCATGCCAAAATTCATCGATAATCCGCCGTTATCGCTCGATCCGCAACTCGATTATCAAGTCGAAACCTTGTCCGAAAATGTGCCATTGGTGTTTTCAAAATTCAACAATATCACTTCCGCTACTTTTGGTATCGCTTTCAACCTGAGAGTTATCCCTCGGGATAAATTAATATATCTTCCCTTGATTCCTTCATTGATTGGAGATATCGGAGTCATCAAGGATGGCGAATCCATCTCGTATGAAAGCCTGACTGATAAATTGAAAAATGAAGTGCTGAGCCTGAACGGTTCCTTTTCGTCAAATCCAATATCGGGAAGAGTGGAATTATTGATAACCGGGGCCGGCAGCAATATTGATGAAAGCGAAAACGCCCTGGGTTGGATAATAACCGGACTCCTGAATCCATATCTCGAATCTGACAACCTGTCGCGAATTCGAGACGTCGTAATTAACAATCTAACATCACTGCGCAGACGAACCCAGACATTTGAAGAATACTGGGTTTTTTCCCCCGCTAATGGTTACAAATATCAGCGCGACCATTTGTATATGACTGCATCATGTTTCCTGACCCAGGAACATTTCATGCATCAACTCAAATGGCGGCTGAAGAACCCCGGCAATACAAATACGATTCAGTCCGTTCAGGAACTTTTCACGTCTCTGGCGTCGGCAGGGGAAAGCTCATCCAAAGAAGATTTAATCGATTTTGCTTCCACGTTTTCCACCGGCGATCCGGCGCGGTTTGAAAGCGGACTATTTGGACAATTTGTCGAGACGTATATGTTAAGTCCGGTCGAGGCTCAGGATATAATTCAGGATGCTTTGTCGGATATGGCTACTATTCTTTCTCATGTGCCGCCGGAAAATGCTGCCCAGGAGTGGATCTATCTGGCCAATCAAATGAATAATGATTTGCTGTTCCGGCCCGAAAAAGTATTGTCCGACTTAAAAGAGACTCTGGCATTGATTCGAAACAGAAATACCGCTCGCACTTATTTGATTTCCAATTCCGAAGACAAAGAGAAACTTCTACCGGTCGTTGAAGATTTAATTGCATGTCTTGACGATCGCGCGCCCATCTTTCCAACCTATGACAATTCGCCCGCCGTGTGGGATAGAATGAAAAGCCGGTACCCGGATTTGACAAATCCTGTGTACGCCGGACTGGTCATAAAGGATTCTCGAAATGGAGTCTTTATTTACCGGGCTGAAGGCGCCGACTATAATACTGTCGACGAAGAAAAGCTCCTTGATTTTTTGACGGCCAAATTATATGGCGGCACCGGGAGTCACTCGTTGTTCATGAAAACATGGAGCGCCGGTTTGGCCTATTCGAACGGACTGCAATCTTCTATTTCGTTTCAACAGACTTCATATTATGCCGAGCGGTGTCCTGATTTGGCCACCACCATGAGATTTGTCGTTAATGAACTCAAAAACGCGACTTATGATCCTCAACTCGCGGAATACGCGATCGCTCAACCGTTTCTTGTTAATCGAGGAGCTAACAGCTATCAAAGCCGCGGGAGGGCGATGGCATCCAATTTGGCCGACGGCATAACGCCCGATGTGGTAATTGCATTTCGGGAACGAATTCTCGAATTAAGGAAAAGGGAAAATCTCTATGATATTCTGCATGCTCGTTTGGAAAAAGTCTGCGGTACCGTCCTGATCGGATATGGACCAGCCCTCTCTGAAATCAACGGTTCATTTTTCGTCATCGGGCCGGATGCCCAATTTGAGAGCCTCGATAAATATATTTCCGAGACGGAAGGCAAACAGGAAATCTATAAAATATACGCGCGTGACTATTGGCTGGTAAATTAA
- a CDS encoding TrkH family potassium uptake protein, producing the protein MDGKAVAYAIGKMMQLIAVILCVPFGIAIYDLEVITASAVISSPETLGFVLAIVICFITGTLIAWFCRAHRDEQGIREGYAIVAFGWIVFAFLGCIPFFLYFVSMSGDFTLPNLLTCFTDSFFEIMSGFTTTGATILTDIESIPDSLLFWRSLTHWLGGMGIITLALAIFPAMGVSGYQMFRGEIPGPTADRLRPRLAQTAAILWGVYALLSAAETALLLLGGMSLFDSLCHTFGTMATGGFSTKNSSIAAYGSAYFEWIIIIFMYLAGVNFLIHFNVLRGKWRQAVINREFLFYTGIIISVALLFSIILYGGDVKPAQHSYQHFKYEQASFEDFNNHVIEEKSKYAGIHDCVRISLFQTVAITTTTGYGTADFDLWPDIGRFLLLILMFFGGCAGSTGGGMKQIRILILIKTGWRELRKLTLPKLIAPLRMGGILIEENKITNIASFFILFMMLFVASAFLLTFYIPDLTTAISASAACINNIGPGLGGVGSAENYQWIPIPGKWILIACMLLGRLEIFTVLIVFRPSFWK; encoded by the coding sequence ATGGACGGTAAAGCGGTAGCATACGCCATTGGCAAAATGATGCAGTTGATTGCGGTCATCCTCTGTGTCCCTTTTGGCATAGCGATATATGACCTGGAGGTAATAACCGCTTCTGCCGTCATTTCCAGCCCCGAGACTTTAGGCTTTGTCCTGGCGATTGTTATTTGCTTTATAACGGGAACCCTGATAGCCTGGTTTTGCCGAGCCCATCGAGATGAGCAGGGTATTCGGGAAGGCTATGCCATTGTGGCCTTCGGATGGATTGTTTTCGCATTCCTGGGATGCATTCCGTTCTTTCTGTATTTTGTTTCCATGAGCGGAGATTTCACACTGCCAAATTTATTAACCTGCTTTACCGATAGCTTCTTTGAAATCATGTCGGGATTTACAACTACCGGTGCGACCATATTAACCGACATCGAATCGATCCCGGATTCGTTACTATTCTGGAGAAGCCTGACTCATTGGCTGGGGGGGATGGGAATTATTACGTTAGCCCTGGCAATCTTTCCCGCCATGGGCGTTTCCGGTTATCAGATGTTCCGTGGCGAAATTCCCGGTCCTACTGCTGACCGTCTCAGGCCCCGACTGGCCCAAACCGCGGCGATACTCTGGGGAGTTTACGCGCTCCTTTCAGCCGCTGAAACAGCCTTACTATTATTGGGGGGAATGTCGCTTTTTGATTCCCTGTGTCATACTTTTGGAACCATGGCTACCGGTGGGTTTTCAACCAAAAACAGTTCCATTGCCGCCTATGGCTCAGCCTACTTTGAATGGATTATTATTATTTTCATGTATCTGGCCGGCGTTAATTTCCTGATACACTTCAATGTCCTGCGAGGCAAATGGCGTCAGGCCGTTATTAACCGCGAATTTTTATTTTATACCGGAATCATTATCTCTGTTGCCCTTCTGTTTTCGATTATTCTCTACGGTGGAGATGTAAAACCCGCACAACATTCGTATCAACATTTTAAATATGAGCAGGCTTCGTTTGAGGATTTTAATAATCACGTAATTGAAGAAAAATCAAAATACGCGGGAATTCATGATTGCGTCAGGATAAGTTTATTTCAGACCGTCGCCATTACGACAACAACAGGTTACGGAACGGCTGATTTTGACCTCTGGCCGGATATCGGAAGATTCTTATTATTGATTTTGATGTTCTTTGGAGGGTGCGCTGGCTCAACCGGCGGGGGCATGAAGCAGATTAGAATTTTGATACTTATCAAAACCGGCTGGAGAGAACTCAGGAAGCTGACATTACCGAAACTAATTGCGCCTCTACGCATGGGCGGTATTCTGATTGAAGAAAACAAAATTACGAATATAGCGTCGTTTTTTATCCTATTTATGATGCTCTTCGTCGCAAGCGCGTTTCTACTGACTTTTTACATCCCCGATTTAACAACCGCGATATCAGCCTCCGCCGCCTGCATCAATAATATCGGGCCGGGATTAGGAGGTGTCGGTTCCGCCGAAAATTATCAATGGATTCCCATTCCCGGAAAATGGATATTAATCGCCTGTATGCTCCTCGGCCGTCTTGAAATATTTACCGTCCTGATTGTCTTCAGACCCTCGTTCTGGAAATAA
- the trkA gene encoding Trk system potassium transporter TrkA, with the protein MRIVIVGGGVVGYSLARQLLHDKHTVILIEQTPDIAEHIAEKMDLQVLSGSGSSPTVLQQAGIENADMVIAVTPVDEINILVCSIARQYGVTQRIARLRNREFISPDRHVSLIDLGVTQFIFPEQVVVDSILQYIDTPGAREAVNFEDGNIFLRGYQIVAGMPIVGKSLIELRGLIEPNIFLVAAVIRDGKGIIPPGEFVIEAGDKVFSLFPREVAPRFMELIYESPAPVKRVIITGNNLSTMQLASAIQEKVPTLILADPDKEHAELMAAELSKTDVIFGDCTEADTLKEMDINRADFFIASSNEADYNMLSALLAKSEGAREVIAVSMDEKQDHLFHSIGIDHVINPRVTAAKEIMQIISRGYFGSVVRLGDAEIEAVGMTIPENSKVVGIPLKKAWKKIRKGAIIGIIIRGDTMIIPDGETVLEGNDHIITIAYTTLLPSIRKLFKSTN; encoded by the coding sequence GTGAGAATTGTTATCGTTGGCGGGGGAGTAGTCGGCTATAGCCTGGCTCGGCAATTGCTGCATGACAAGCATACCGTTATCTTGATCGAGCAGACACCTGATATTGCTGAACATATAGCGGAAAAAATGGACCTGCAGGTGTTGTCCGGATCGGGGTCTTCGCCCACTGTTCTTCAACAGGCCGGAATCGAAAATGCGGATATGGTTATAGCCGTCACGCCCGTTGACGAAATAAATATCTTAGTCTGCAGTATCGCCCGGCAATATGGAGTTACTCAGCGCATTGCCCGACTGCGCAACCGCGAATTTATATCTCCGGACCGGCATGTCAGCCTGATAGATTTGGGAGTTACTCAATTTATTTTCCCCGAGCAGGTCGTCGTCGATTCGATCCTTCAATATATAGATACCCCCGGAGCCCGGGAAGCCGTCAATTTTGAAGACGGCAATATATTTTTACGCGGTTACCAAATTGTGGCCGGGATGCCGATAGTGGGTAAATCGCTAATCGAACTTCGCGGCCTTATCGAACCGAATATCTTTCTTGTTGCTGCCGTGATTCGAGACGGCAAAGGTATTATTCCACCGGGTGAATTTGTCATAGAAGCTGGAGATAAGGTGTTTTCCCTATTCCCGCGCGAAGTCGCGCCCCGATTCATGGAATTGATATATGAATCCCCGGCTCCGGTGAAACGTGTCATCATAACCGGAAATAATTTATCCACAATGCAGCTGGCTTCGGCTATCCAGGAAAAAGTCCCCACCTTAATATTGGCCGATCCCGATAAAGAACATGCCGAATTAATGGCCGCCGAACTCAGTAAGACTGATGTGATTTTTGGCGATTGTACCGAGGCCGATACATTAAAGGAGATGGATATTAATCGGGCCGACTTTTTTATTGCCTCCTCCAATGAAGCCGATTATAATATGTTATCAGCCCTATTGGCCAAATCTGAGGGCGCCCGGGAAGTCATTGCCGTTTCCATGGATGAAAAACAGGATCACCTGTTTCATTCGATCGGGATTGATCATGTCATCAATCCGCGGGTAACGGCCGCGAAAGAAATCATGCAAATTATCAGCCGCGGTTATTTCGGTTCCGTTGTCCGGCTGGGCGACGCCGAGATTGAAGCGGTGGGTATGACTATCCCGGAAAATTCCAAAGTCGTCGGTATCCCTTTGAAAAAAGCCTGGAAAAAAATCCGAAAGGGCGCCATTATCGGTATTATTATTCGCGGCGACACCATGATTATCCCGGATGGTGAGACGGTTCTTGAAGGAAATGACCATATTATTACGATAGCTTACACCACATTGCTACCATCCATTCGCAAGCTATTTAAATCGACAAATTGA
- a CDS encoding C1 family peptidase produces the protein MTSKLSAILLLGLLIIMGATASLAKNDGGISEKFIDQLQAKPMTQTDKTIGNILANKDIKEFAVNREKMIAHNNHVNHKIKTSDITSQKSSGRCWIFAGVNVLRIQAMKNLKVKDLEFSQNYIHFWDKFEKSNYFLQRMIDLADRPIDDREMEMVMRDNIGDGGWWNYFTALVKKYGLAPKEIMPETHNSSATGRMNGFLKLLVKGFGMELRNMARDGISEKDLSQRKEEMLAETYRLLVLHLGQPPTEFTWRHELADTTVEGTVTETYTPKSFFKAAISDDLDDFVALFNYPGKDLYLNYNMTLSRNMYDEPDLMIVNVPIDTMKMYTMKSILDSMPVWFAMDIGQENYSDKGIMRLGIYDYESILGLEFNLPREDLMHLGLIGSTHAMAFMGVDTVDNFPSKWLVENSWGSKRGDDGKWYLYDDWFDRYMYGVIIHKRYLSKDLLDISKSKPIMLTPWDPMGEVVRENN, from the coding sequence ATGACTTCAAAACTTTCTGCAATTCTTTTGTTGGGGCTGCTTATTATCATGGGAGCGACAGCATCGCTTGCCAAAAATGATGGGGGGATTTCCGAAAAATTCATTGACCAGTTGCAGGCGAAACCGATGACACAAACGGATAAAACAATCGGTAATATTCTGGCCAATAAAGACATCAAGGAATTTGCCGTCAATCGGGAAAAGATGATTGCCCATAATAATCATGTTAATCACAAAATAAAAACCAGCGATATAACAAGTCAGAAAAGCTCGGGAAGATGCTGGATATTTGCCGGAGTCAATGTCTTGCGCATCCAGGCTATGAAAAATCTAAAGGTTAAAGATTTAGAGTTTTCTCAAAATTATATCCATTTCTGGGATAAATTCGAGAAATCAAATTACTTCCTGCAAAGGATGATTGATTTGGCCGATCGCCCTATTGACGATCGCGAAATGGAAATGGTTATGCGCGATAATATTGGTGATGGTGGCTGGTGGAATTATTTTACGGCGCTGGTAAAAAAGTACGGTTTGGCGCCCAAGGAAATAATGCCGGAAACTCATAATAGCTCAGCAACCGGACGCATGAATGGATTCCTCAAACTTCTTGTTAAGGGATTTGGAATGGAATTGAGAAACATGGCCCGGGACGGTATATCAGAAAAAGATTTGTCGCAGAGAAAAGAAGAAATGCTCGCCGAAACTTATCGACTGCTGGTTTTGCATCTGGGCCAGCCCCCGACCGAATTTACCTGGCGCCATGAATTAGCCGATACCACCGTTGAAGGCACCGTAACGGAAACATATACTCCCAAGTCTTTCTTCAAAGCCGCCATCAGCGATGATCTTGATGATTTTGTGGCGTTGTTTAACTATCCCGGTAAGGACTTATATTTGAATTATAACATGACCCTGAGTCGAAATATGTATGATGAACCAGATCTGATGATTGTCAACGTGCCAATCGATACGATGAAAATGTATACGATGAAATCTATTCTTGATTCTATGCCGGTCTGGTTTGCGATGGATATCGGTCAGGAAAATTATAGCGACAAAGGCATCATGAGGCTGGGCATATACGATTACGAATCTATCCTGGGGCTCGAATTCAATCTGCCCAGAGAAGATTTGATGCATCTGGGATTAATCGGCTCAACCCATGCCATGGCTTTTATGGGAGTCGATACGGTCGATAATTTTCCAAGCAAATGGCTGGTTGAAAATAGCTGGGGTTCCAAGCGGGGAGACGACGGAAAATGGTACCTTTATGATGACTGGTTCGATCGCTATATGTATGGAGTTATCATTCACAAGCGGTATTTATCAAAAGATTTGCTCGATATCTCAAAATCGAAACCGATTATGCTGACGCCCTGGGATCCCATGGGAGAAGTCGTTAGAGAAAACAATTAA
- a CDS encoding T9SS type A sorting domain-containing protein, producing the protein MSNATFVRGLITGIIIPLILLNPCQSKSKFEYSENSKLAFLRPSADDFPNFGIEVHKINKLWLSITNSGMFGTGFADTYIDPETGRPAPSCEYPAGSDITYLYIAAIWAGAIVGRDTLVSVGSDGNYDVNEFWPDAGERGAFIRRSNMRTSHEYLPDAVSEQDFICVFTDTNTSGSLTGEDPVDNRPHIPLGLEVTQRGYAWSYDYAEDFIILDYSIRNINRFPLKELYLGLYVDADVYHASHQGGYEDDICGYLHSIPSFNPPGFEDTVRIAWNADNDGDPNIEAGFIFDFTSATSVTGTSLLRTPNSDLRFSFNWWIAHPEPSLDWGPRLAGSEERPFRDFGTGMGRPSGDLNKYHVMSNDEFDYDQFESAVNHSAEGWLGPPQYSTDFADGYDNRYLFSFGPFDIQPGDTLPITLAYVAGENFHVRARDFSDTWDPYNPYAYMERLDLSDIGRNAMWANWIFDNPGVDTDGDGDSGSVRWVIDSLTMDSAAYFYTGDGIPDFCGAAPPPPPRLYVTSEYGKLRIRWNGEISETNVDVFSGLKDFEGYRVYFGEDNREADYVLVTSYDLENYNMYTWDTRLQTWKQSDIPLSRESISALLGPGFDPNQYLSPDNSYAKDGNFFYFRAQDWNQSSLSKPRGIRKVYADSDPDDPSDITENGHHRFYEYEYVLDNLQPSVPYYVSVTAFDFGSRKAALSAMESAPNLNAVQAYALPSAELVEEEALKVQVYPNPYRIDGGYASAGYENRDRTRSAERTRAIHFINLPKICTIRIFTLAGDLVKEIKHFKPDGGPKAQHETWNVISRNTQAITTGIYIYTVSSEMGEQIGKIVIMK; encoded by the coding sequence TTGAGTAATGCGACTTTTGTCAGGGGATTGATAACGGGAATCATTATTCCTCTTATACTCCTCAACCCCTGTCAATCCAAATCTAAATTTGAATATTCAGAGAATTCCAAACTCGCTTTTCTAAGACCATCCGCGGATGATTTTCCTAATTTTGGCATTGAAGTCCATAAAATAAATAAGCTCTGGCTCTCGATAACTAACTCCGGCATGTTCGGTACCGGATTCGCCGACACCTATATTGATCCGGAGACGGGCCGTCCTGCCCCGTCGTGCGAATATCCGGCCGGCTCCGATATTACTTATTTATATATTGCGGCAATATGGGCGGGGGCAATTGTCGGGCGAGACACTCTGGTCTCGGTCGGCTCCGATGGAAATTATGACGTTAATGAATTCTGGCCCGATGCCGGTGAACGGGGAGCCTTTATTCGTCGCAGCAATATGCGTACCTCGCATGAATATTTGCCAGACGCCGTTTCAGAGCAAGACTTTATCTGTGTTTTCACTGATACCAATACCAGCGGAAGTTTGACCGGCGAAGACCCGGTTGATAATAGGCCTCATATTCCTTTGGGTCTGGAAGTAACCCAGCGCGGTTACGCCTGGAGTTACGATTATGCTGAGGACTTCATTATTCTCGATTATTCCATTCGGAATATAAACCGATTCCCGTTAAAAGAGCTTTACCTGGGCTTATATGTCGATGCCGATGTATATCACGCTTCTCATCAAGGCGGATATGAAGATGATATATGCGGATACCTGCATTCGATTCCCTCGTTCAATCCTCCCGGTTTTGAAGATACCGTGAGGATAGCCTGGAATGCCGATAACGATGGCGATCCCAACATTGAAGCCGGATTTATTTTCGACTTCACTTCAGCCACCAGCGTTACCGGTACCTCACTACTCAGAACTCCAAACTCTGATTTAAGATTTTCTTTTAATTGGTGGATTGCTCATCCCGAACCCTCACTCGATTGGGGACCTCGGTTAGCCGGTTCGGAAGAACGACCTTTTCGAGATTTCGGAACCGGAATGGGACGGCCTTCCGGAGATCTAAATAAATATCATGTCATGTCAAACGATGAATTTGATTATGACCAATTTGAATCTGCCGTCAATCATTCCGCGGAGGGATGGTTGGGGCCGCCTCAATACTCAACCGATTTTGCCGACGGTTATGATAATCGTTATTTATTTTCCTTTGGACCTTTTGATATTCAGCCCGGAGATACACTGCCGATTACTCTGGCCTACGTAGCCGGTGAGAACTTTCATGTACGGGCCAGGGATTTTTCTGATACCTGGGATCCCTATAATCCATACGCCTACATGGAAAGACTTGATTTATCGGATATCGGACGAAACGCAATGTGGGCCAATTGGATATTTGATAATCCCGGTGTTGATACCGACGGTGACGGCGACTCGGGCAGCGTTCGCTGGGTTATCGATTCGTTAACGATGGATTCAGCCGCCTATTTTTATACCGGGGATGGGATTCCCGATTTTTGCGGCGCCGCTCCGCCACCTCCGCCCAGGCTATACGTCACCTCCGAATATGGAAAACTTCGTATCCGCTGGAATGGCGAGATTTCGGAAACAAATGTCGATGTTTTCTCCGGCTTGAAAGATTTTGAAGGCTATCGGGTGTATTTTGGAGAAGATAATCGAGAAGCTGATTATGTGTTGGTGACTTCGTATGACCTCGAAAATTACAATATGTACACATGGGATACAAGATTACAGACCTGGAAACAATCCGATATTCCTCTATCACGGGAATCTATCTCGGCTTTATTGGGACCGGGATTCGATCCCAATCAGTACTTATCACCGGATAACTCTTATGCCAAAGATGGAAATTTTTTCTATTTTCGTGCGCAGGATTGGAATCAATCCTCATTATCAAAGCCGCGTGGCATAAGAAAGGTTTACGCCGATTCCGACCCGGATGATCCTTCTGACATAACTGAAAATGGTCATCACAGGTTCTACGAATATGAGTATGTTTTAGATAATCTGCAACCCTCGGTACCATATTACGTTTCGGTTACGGCTTTTGATTTTGGGAGCCGAAAAGCGGCCCTCTCGGCCATGGAATCAGCCCCGAATCTCAACGCGGTTCAAGCTTACGCTTTGCCGTCAGCGGAATTAGTTGAGGAGGAAGCGCTAAAGGTTCAGGTCTATCCAAATCCTTACCGGATTGACGGCGGGTATGCCTCGGCCGGATATGAAAATAGAGATCGCACCCGTTCCGCCGAACGTACCCGGGCTATCCACTTTATCAATTTGCCGAAAATTTGTACTATCAGGATATTTACTCTGGCTGGCGATCTGGTTAAGGAGATTAAACATTTTAAGCCCGATGGCGGCCCCAAAGCCCAGCACGAAACCTGGAATGTCATCTCGCGTAATACTCAAGCTATCACCACGGGAATATATATATATACCGTTTCATCGGAGATGGGAGAACAAATCGGAAAAATCGTTATCATGAAATAA